The segment AGTCAGCGGCTCAGCAATACGGCCAAGCCACTGAAGCAACTGCGTGGTAGGTTTTGATTCTGGAGTCTGCACCTCTACTTTTTGGACACGCGGCTTGGCACTATCAGCGCTGGAAATTTCTTTTTCTACCGTGTTGTAAGTCTTAAAAACACCATCCCATGCACTAGGCATATTGGCGCTCTGGCGCAAACCCCGCAGCTTGTCGCGAATCGTGGACTGATAAGTGGGCAAGTCAGCGCTGAGTTGCTGAATCTGGCTGCCCAGATACATCCCCAAACCGCCCAAGGCGGCCAGTGCAAACATCACAACCACAATGGCAGAAGCCATGCGCGGCAAGCCCCAACGCTTGAGGCGAGAGACAGCAGGATCGAGCAAAAACCCAAACAGCATGGCGAGTGCCAGCGGGATGAGCATGTCGCGGCCATAAAACAGCGCCAAGATCAAGATCGAGGCAATCAGCAGCCCGATCAACAATCGCAAGGCCGGGACAAGATCAGCAAGCTGCATCACACCGGGTCGCAGATTGGATCGGCTGCGTCTGTCTGCCCCGTACCAAGAGGCTGAATCACTGCGCGCACCCAACTCTCCCCCGGCACTTTGCGCCACTGACAAGTTCGCCTCAAGCTCAACCGGCGCCCTCGCGTAGGGCTCGTTTGGTGCAACAGCCCCAAAATTGACAGGCACATCCAAAGATGAGTCGGCAGGCTGTGGGGAATCCTTGGGAAGTTCATTCATATGCGGTCTTGCTTATTTTTATTGGCATCAGGTGGCACTCGGAAGAACTCAGGAAAACTCGTGAGAGTTCAAAAGAGCTCGGATTTAGGGAGGTGACCCTTGAGCATCAAGCAATTGATGGAGATTTTCAATCCACCGCAAATACGAAATTGAAAGCAAAGCGTTTCGCCTACAGCATGCGCTTAATAGCCCGTATCGAGCCCGCGGCGAACCCACGACTGCTGCCTTGCACAGCGACCTCATCCAGGTCTTTACCCTTGTCTTCAATGCTGAGCTGTGCATGAACAAAGGCATTCGAAATTTAGATCCGCCATCGGCTCTTGCCGCAGACAATGGCTTCTTCACTAACAAGAGGCTAAAACCAGCCGCGCAGCGATGCAAAACGTACGGCCTGAGCCCGTGTTCGCACTTGCAACTTGCGATAAATATTCTTGATATGCGTGTTGACCGTCATGGCGCTGATTTGTAAATGCACACCGATCTCGGAGCTGGTATTGCCACTGGCCACCATGCGCAGCACTTCATTTTCACGGCTTGAGAGCATGTCTGGAGTGCTGACAGCGAGCTGATGCTCTGACACCGGGCTTTTGCCGTATCGCTGCAGCAACTGCCTTGCCACACTCGGTGTAATGGAGGCACCGCCATTCACGACTTGAAGCACTGCCTGCGGGTAGCTGCCAAACCATGAATTTTTGATCAGGTAACCACTGGCACCCAATTCAAAAGCCCGCAGCACCTGCTCTTCGGCTTCTATCACCGACACCACAATGACCTCAGCCTTTGGCTGCTGAGTTTTCATCACATCAATCAGCTCTAGGCCATCGCCATCACCCAAATGGGGATCGAGCAACATGACATCGAAGTCATTTTGGCGAATCGCTTTCTTTGCGTCCTTCAAATTACTGGCCTGCGCCACCACCATGGTGCGCCGATCACTCATAATTTCCTGAGCAATCACCATTCGTAGATGAGCATCATCATCCACAAGCAGCACCCTGGCTGGGTTTTCAGGTTGGCCCACCATGTAATCTGGCCACATGGAAGGACTCCCCTGCTGCTCCGCTCGCACGGCCAGCGTGTCATTGGTGAAGAGTGCGTCTTTCGAGTCCATCATTTATCCTTGCCAAAATGAGTTGAATGCTGCACTGCAATGTGGCGACAGAATCAACGCAGATAAAAACTATTCAATTTTCCGATGAATAGCTTTTAACAATAACTCACGAACTTCAGCGTAGGAAAAAATGCAATTTAGGTAAGCAAAATCATCTGACGTGCGTCAAAAAAGCTAAAACTCCACATCCAAAGAGCTAGCAGCATGCCAATTGATTGAGGCTTGGCGCAGCACCATGTCGATATCCATGCCCAGCGCCAGCCCCACCTCTGCGGGGTAGGAAACAGCCAGTTGGCGTTCGCTCCATTTCAAAGCACGGGTCGAGGCCAGCCAAACTGCGAGGTGCAGCACTCCCGTCAAGGGCTCAAACACAGGCTGCTTAAGCGGTGCATGCAAGAACTCAAATGCATCACTCATGACTAGCGGATAGTTCCACTGCCTTGCTAGATGGGCCGTAATCTGCCCGCTGCAGCACCCCATCAGCTTCATCTCTACTCTTGGGCGTTTAGGGTGCATAGGCTCCAGCATTTCAGCCAATCGCACAAAGGTCTCTGGATCAGCCGTATGCAAAAGCAACTGACCCAAACCATGCAGCAATCCCAACGTATAAGCAGCCGAGGCATTGGCCTGCACCGACATAGCCAAAGCACGTGCGATGCGTGCGGTATCAAGGCTGTAGCGCCAAAAGCTGGCCAAGCTCCAGCCCGCCAACGCATGGGTCGCTCCTGAGGGGGCAGATTTTTTCAGCAGTTGACGCAGCTGGACTGGCGCCAATACGACCAGAGCCTCAGGAATGCTGTGCACACGCTGGCCTAATTGATGCGCAGGCTCATTAGCCAAGGCCAACACACGCGCAGTCAATACTGGGTCGGTTGAAAACAATTGCACCAAACTGCGCATACAGGGATCTTGCTGGCGCAGCGCACTCGACAGCAACGCAACTGCGCGAGGCTGGCTAGGCAGCAAGGGATGCTGCTCAAACAGTGTTGAAAGATTCAAGGAGTTGGCGCGGCTCATGGTGTAGATCATCTGCAATCGGGGCTAAAACACCTTTCGGCCTAAAAGCCTGTAACACCACCCTTACTTCGACGTTGTTTTGCCTTGTCTCAAACGCAAAACTTCGGCTTGCTGGGTTGTGTTAGTCGCTCTTAATACAGACAGACTTAACAGTTACAGCTTTTCATCTCTTTGCAGTTGCACTGGCTGACCCATGACCAGCTGACTTGCAATCTTACGTGTTATAGGTTGTAACACGGAAAAGTGATCGCCACCCTGAACCGAAACACAGTGCACCTGCTCTGATTTTCGAGCCGCGCACAGGTTGTCTAGGCTGTTGATATTGCTGGGCCGCTTGCTACCTTCAATAATCCAAGTGGGACTTTTGATCGCATGCATCCAATACATGGGCGAGCGCATGCGCCTTTCATCCGCAGAGACAAGCGACCACTTCAGCGGCCAGTCATAACCACTGATTTCATCGACCGGGCCAAAAGCAAAAACACCTTGAACCGGCAAACCCGCCGCGGCCGTTAGCAGCGCCAGCGTCGCACCTGTGCTGTGCCCACCCAAATAGATGCGCGACGCATCTATATAAGGCAGTTGCGCGGCCTGCAAAATCGCAGCAGCCACATCTTGCACCTCGCCCCAAAAATATTCGCGCTGCCCCGGGTTGTCATTACCGCCGCGTAGCGTGGGGAACAACATGGCCATGCCCGCCTTACGAAAGGCAGCTGCGCTTTGATCGTTGGACTCAGCACCCTCCGTCCAGAAGTCATCCAAGCTATTGCTATCGCCGCCCGTCAACCACACGATCAGTGGCACCTTTTTGCTATCGCCGGGGTTGGGGGTGACAAAAGCCTTGAGGCTTAGATTGCCACTTTGATAACTCATGGGCACGAACAATTGAGCTGGAGGGGTCGGCATGGCCTTAATCTGCTTATGCGCAGACGGCAGCAATGCCGTAGAGATCATCGTCGCCTTGCCAGCACGTGCCTGTATCAGGTTTTGCAAGGTGATGGCGCCTGAGGAAATTTGCTGCTCTACCACTTGCTCAATCTGCTTTTGCTCTGCCTGTTGCGCCGCTCGCTGCGTTTTAAGAGCCGCATTGCGCACCTTGGCATCTTCATACTCAGTCATCGCTGCGCGGGTAATGCAACGGCGCTGCTGATCAATCGAAATGCCCTCTTCCATAGCCTTATCGACCTGAGCAATATTGAGCTTGATGGTGTGGCAAAAGCTGTCGCTTTGCGGCGCCAGCGCGGGCGGCCAGACTATAGCGACCGGTTGCTCAGCCTGAGCCTTCTGTTCGGCTTTAGATTTGGCTTTGTCCAGCGAAACCCAGCCCCGAGATGTCATCTTGATGCCGATAAAAACCACCAACACCACCACGCCCAAAACGGGCAACACCCTGCCCTTTTCATAGCTCATTTCTCTCTCACTCCCATTTAAGGGCCGCCTGTAATATGTATTGAGTGGCGGCCCAGTGAGAGATTATTTCTTCAAGCCCTGCAACTTGGCAAAGGCTGATGCCATGGCGTTTTGCTCTGTTGGCTGGCTACCACGCTGCGGCTGGGTATAAGCATCACGGCCACCACGATTGCCAGCACCTGCACCACCGCGGCCTGCACTTTCAAAGCGGTTGTCACGCGGGCCATCGCGCCTAGCAGGGGCGGCGTCCAGTTTCATGGTCAGGCTGATGCGCTTGCGTGCAGCATCCACCTCCAGCACCTTGACCTTGACGATCTGCCCGGTCTTGACCACTTCGCGTGCATCTTCGATGAACTTGTGGCTCATCTGGCTCACATGCACCAAGCCATCTTGGTGTACCCCCAAGTCCACGAATGCGCCAAACTGGGCCACGTTGCTCACGGTGCCTTCCAGCGTCATGCCTTCCTTCAAATCCTTGATGTCTTCCACGCCATCGTTAAAACGGGCGACGACAAAGTCAGGGCGTGGGTCACGACCGGGTTTTTCCAACTCACCCAAGATGTCTTTGATAGTGATGGCGCCAAACTTCTCGCTGACAAACAATTCAGGTTTGAGGCTTTTGAGCACTTCCGAGCGACCCATGATCTGGTCTACAGGCTTGCCGGTCGAGACAATGATCTGCTCGACTACGGGATAGGTTTCAGGGTGAACACCCGTCATATCGAGTGGATTGTCGCCACCACGAATGCGCAAGAAACCTGCCGCTTGCTCGAAAGTTTTAGCGCCCAAGCCCGACACTTCCATCAACTGCTTACGGCTCTTGAACGATCCATTGGCATCGCGCCAGCGCACAACCGACTTGGCCACTGAGCCACTCAGACCCGACACACGCGTCAGCAACGGAGCCGATGCTGTGTTCAGGTCCACACCCACTGAGTTCACACAATCTTCCACCACCGCATCGAGCTGACGGGCCAGCTCGCTTTGGTTCACATCGTGCTGGTACTGGCCCACGCCAATGCTCTTGGGATCAATCTTCACCAGCTCAGCCAACGGGTCTTGCAAGCGGCGGGCAATGGATGCGGCGCCGCGCAGGCTCACGTCCACATCAGGCATCTCCAGCGCTGCAAATTCGCTGGCGGAATACACCGAAGCACCGGCCTCACTCACCACGACCTTTTCAATTTTCTTGTCCGCTTTTTCGGCGATTTTGATCAGATCCGCAGCCAACTTGTCCGTCTCGCGGCTGGCTGTGCCATTGCCAATCGCAATCAGGTTCACGCCATGCTTTTCCACCAGTTTGGCCAGTGTGGCTAACGATCCGTCCCAGTCACGGCGCGGCTCGTGTGGGTAGATGGTTGATGTTTCCAGCAGCTTGCCATTGTGATCCACCACGGCTACCTTCACGCCGGTACGAATGCCGGGGTCCAGACCAATCACGGTGCGTGGCCCCGCAGGTGCTGCCAACAGCAAATCACGCAGATTGTCGCCAAACACCTTGATCGCTACTTTTTCGGCATCTTCACGCAGGCGGCTAAACAGGTCACGCTCAGTCGACAGGCTCAGCTTCACACGCCAAGTCCATGCGACACACTTGCGCAGCAAATCGTCAGACGCTCGCTTGGCGTGACTCCAGCCCAGATACAGGGCAATCTTGCCTTCGGCCAAACTAGGTTGGCCGGGTTCTGGCTCGATGGGCTGCACCAGCTTGGCTTCAAGAATTTCTAAAGCGCGGCCGCGGAATACGGCTAGTGCGCGGTGCGATGGCACGCGGCCAATCGGCTCGTCATACTCAAAGTAATCACGGAACTTCGCAACTTCCGGGTCGTTCTCGTTCTTGGCTTCAACTTTTTTCGACTTCAGCAGACCCTCATCCCACAGCCATTCACGCAGCTTTTGCACCAGTGCCGGGTCTTCCGCCCAACGCTCAGACAAAATGTCGCGCACGCCGTCGAGCACGGCAAAGGTGTTGGAGAAATCCGGGCCGGGCTTGCCATCATCGAGCACCGTGGCTGGCTTGCAAAAAGCTTCAGCTTCTTTGTGCGGATCAAGGCTGGGGTCAGCAAACAACTTGTCGGCCAGAGGCTCAATGCCAAACTCTTTCGCAATTTGGCCCTTGGTGCGGCGTTTTTGCTTGAAAGGCAGGTAAATGTCTTCCAGCTCTTGCTTGGTAGGAGCATTAGCAATGGCAAGGCGCAACGCATCGGTCAACTTGCCTTGCTCATCAATGGCTTTGAGCACTGTCCCGCGGCGGTCATCGAGCTCGCGCAGGTAGCTCAGGCGCTCATCGAGCGTACGCAGCTGTGTATCGTCCAAGCCACCTGTGGCCTCTTTGCGATAACGGGCGACAAAGGGCACCGTGGCACCACCATCGAGCAACTCCACCGCAGCGCTGACCTGCTGCGTCTTAACGTTGAGTTCTTGAGCAATCTGACCAATGATTTTTTGCATTCGATACTCGCCCCACGGCGTCTGACAGAGGAAGCGAAAGAGTTTGCCATAGGCAAAACGTCTCTCCAGACTCAATGCCCAAAGCAATTGCAGGCAATTGCAAGCAAAGCGCAAAAACTATGCTTTTCATAGCTGTAAGTCCTTTACAAATAAGGACTAAAACGCAATTTCATTAAAATTCTTTGCGCTATGCCAGATACGCATCAAGACGACTTTTTTGCCGATGACTTACCGCCGCCCAACTCAGGCGCAGGTAAAGCGCGCTCTAAAGAAACAAAGCCGCTTGGCGAGGCGACAGGCACCGCGCGCAGCCCCCAGCGCAGCGAAGTAACGCTGACACCCCAAGCCGCCCAGCATGCACCGCTGGCAGCGCAGTTGCCGCCCCAGTTGCGCATGGGCGTATCCACCTGGTCCTATCCGGGCTGGGAGGGTCTGGTATGGGATGGCGGTTATGATAAAAGCCTGTTGGCCAAAAAAGGCCTGACGGCCTATCACCAGCACCCGCTGCTGCGCACCGTTTGCGTCGACCGCACCTTCTGGCGACCTCTCACGGCCAGTCAATACGCCGTTTTTGCAGCGCAGGTCGATGCTGACTTTCGCTTTGTCGTCAAATGCCCGGCCGGTATTACCGATGCCCAAGTGCGCAGCGAAGAAGGCATGCCGCGTGAACTCAACCCGGCCTTTTTAGACCCACGCTTAGCCGTTGAGCATTTTGTGCAGCCAACCCTTGAAGGGCTGGGCAACAAACTGGGCGTGCTGGTCTTTCAACTCAGCCCACTGCCTTGGGGCTTGCTCAGCCAGCCCACTCGGGTGCTGGACAAACTGGGCCTGCTGCTGGCGCACGTGCGCCAAGCGCTCGTCAATCATCCACAAGTCATTGTGGCGGTGGAAGTGCGCGACCCTGAACTACTCAGTCCATCCTTTGCGCAAACACTCAAAGAGCATGGCGCGACTTACTGCCTGGGCTTGCACGGCAAAATGCCGCCCATCGAGGCGCAACTGCCCATTCTTCGCGCCTTGTGGCCCGGCCCTTTGGTCTGCCGCTGGAATCTGAACCGCATCTTTGGCGCTTATGGCTATGCCGATGCGCAGAAAAAGCATGAGCCGTTCAACGAGATACGCAGCGAAGACATGCACACGCGAGAGCTGCTGGCCCGCACGATTGCAGGCATCACCGGCGCAGGCCAGAATGCGTTTGTCACCATCAGCAACGATGCTGAAGGTTGTGCGCCAAGGTCTATTGCGCTGCTGGCCGAGGCTGTAGCAAATCAAACCCAAAAATATCATGACTCAAACAAGCTCTAGTGCTTATTGAATAAAGACTTGTAGCTATCAAAAAAAGCCCGCCAATTCAAGACTGGTGGGCTTTGTTTTTGGGTTGATCACACCCGCCGAAGGCAAGCCGCGAAGCCATGGCAGTACATACGTACGACAAGGCAAAGCAGCGGCGTATCAGGGGGAGAATTTCGCGGTTCTTGGCAGAGAAATCAGTCTTGTAGCGCTGCCAAAGGATGTGAATGCACTGGCCATGGGCTGACAAAAAATGCTTGCCACTGCGCATCGCTCACCTCTTCAATCCGCTCAGGGTTCCAGCGCGGCTTGTGATCTTTGTCCACGGCCAGCGCACGAATGCCTTCCAAGGTTTCGCTTTGCCCGGGGCGTAAATAAAAGCAGTGGCGCACCATGTCACGCTCCATGCGCAGGTCTTGCGCCAAGCTCATCTTGCGTGCGCGGCGAATTTGCTCCAGTACCACATGCAGCATCAAGGGCGAGCGCTTGCGCAAAGTTTCAGCTTGCGCCTTGGCCCAGTCACTGCCGGCCAGCAAGGCTTGCTCAATCGCGGCGACCGTGGGCAAAGAAAAGCAGGCATCAATTTCCTCGCGGTGCTCTTGATGCTTAGACCCGACGCTCACAAAACGAGAGCGCACCACCGCATTCAAAGCCTCGGCACTGGCAAACTCTGTGCTCGCCAAGGTTTCCCACAAATCCGCCTGCTGATCCGAAGGGACACAACCGTGCGCCAAACCAAAAGCCTCGGCATCACCGGCAGCAATGGTCTCTCCACTCAGCGCCAGCCACTCCCCCACCGCACCGGGGCAGCGAGAAAGAAAGTAGCCACCGCCCACATCGGGGAACAGACCAATCGCCGTCTCAGGCATCGCCATCTTGGTGCGCTCGGTCACGATGCGCAGCGAGCCGCCTTGGCTGATACCCATACCGCCGCCCATGACGATGCCATCCATAAAGGCGATGTAAGGCTTACCCAGTGTGTGAATCAGGTGGTTGAGGGCATATTCCTCGGTGAAAAAATCTTCTAACTCAGGGTTGCCGCTGCTGCCAGCGCCATGCAAAAAGCGAATATCGCCGCCAGCGCAAAAAGCGCCAAACACCCCGTCTTTATTGCTGCCGCGAATGGCAACGCCCAAAATCGAATCATCCTTTTGCCATGCCATCAACGTGGCAAGCAAATCGCGCACCATCCCCAGAGACAGCGCATTGAGCGCCTTAGGCCGGTTAAGCGTAATCATGCCCAGCTTGCCACGAACTTCGGCAATCACTTCAGGGGCATGTGCGGTCTGGGGGCTGTTCATTGTCAAAGTCTCCTTGAATCTTGGCTTTATGGGCTGTTTCAATTATGCGGGGGCTAGTTTAAAAACACGCATCAAAAGAGTGACAAAAGCTGCCAAGGCAGAGGTGCCTTGGCAGCTTGAGAGTGACAGTTGATGCGGCCTTGGCTTTACGCTAGCAACTGCCTGAGCACATAGGGCAAGATGCCGCCATGACGGTAGTAATCCACCTCAATCGGGGTGTCTATGCGCAGCTTCACGACAACTGTCTTCTTACTGCCATCGGCGCGCGTGATCACCAATTGCGCATTGCTTTGCGGGGCCAAATCAGCAGCGGGAATCACATCAATGAACTCCTCGCCCGTCAGCCCCAGACTTTGCCAGCTGTCATTGCCTTTGAACTGCAGCGGCAAAACTCCCATACCGACCAGATTGGAGCGGTGAATGCGCTCAAAGCTACGTGCCACGACGGCCTTGATGCCCAATAGCTGGGTCCCTTTAGCGGCCCAGTCACGGCTGGAGCCTGTGCCGTACTCCTCACCGGCCAACACCACCGTAGCGCGGCCTGCAGCTTGGTACTTCATGGCGGCATCGTAGATGGGCATTTTTTCAGTCTTGCCGTGATCATCGCGGTAGACCGTGATGCCGCCCTCTTCACGCGAGCCATCAGCCGCCGCTGCGATCATCAAATTTTTGATGCGTACATTGGCAAAAGTGCCGCGCATCATCACCTCGTGATTGCCGCGACGCGAGCCGTAGCTGTTGAAGTCGGCCTTTTGTACGCCATGCGCTAGCAGCCACTTGCCGGCTGGTGAAGTCTCCTTGATGGAGCCTGCGGGTGAGATGTGGTCAGTGGTGATGGAGTCGCCAAACAAAGCCATCACACGCGCGCCATGCACGGCATTGGGGTTTGAGCATTTTTGATCTGCAGTGCTTGATTTACTTAGAGCAGGCGCTTTCAAATCAATAGCAAAATCGGCAAAGAATGGAGGCTCGGCGATATAGGTACTCTCAGGCCAAGTGTAGGTAGCACCCGTCACGCCCTTGATTTTTTCCCAGAGTTTGCCCGGCTCGCTGGCCACTTGTTCGTAGTTGCTGCGGAAAGCCTTGCCGTTCATGGCGTACTTGAGCAGTTCTTGGATCTCCTCGCTGCTGGGCCAGATGTCACCCAGGTACACATCCTTGCCGCCCTTGCCTTTACCCACGGGCTCAGTCATCAAGTCCTTGCGCATGGTGCCTGCAATCGCGTAAGCCACGACCAAGGGTGGGCTGGCCAGAAAGTTAGCTTTGATATTGGGGTGAATGCGTGCCTCAAAGTTGCGGTTACCCGAGAGCACCGCTGCGCAAACGAGATTGTTTTGCAGGATGGATGCATTGATCTCAGGGGTGAGATCACCCGCATTGCCAATGCAAGTGGTGCAGCCGTAGCCCGCCAAGGCAAAACCCAGCTTTTCCAGATAGGGCAACAGGCCCGCCTCAGTCAAATAACGCGTCACCAAGCGAGAGCCCGGGGCCAGCGAAGTCTTGATGTGCGGCTTGACTTTCAGCCCGGCCTCTACCGCTTTCTTGGCCAACAAACCGGCTGCCAGCATCACACTGGGGTTGGAGGTGTTGGTGCAGCTAGTGATAGCCGCAATCAGTACATCGCCGCTGCCAATATCAAAGCTCTTGTAGGGTGTTGCAATCGCACTGCTTGCATCAACGGCAATAGCGCTGGCCTCGGCCTTGTTGGTCCTGGGCTTGTTGCTCACCATCTCGACTGTGTTGCGCTCTGCATTGGCAGGCACGGGCTTGCTCTCTGGCTGCAAGGCCTCTGGCCCACCGGGATGCACAAGATGGCGGCGAGCCAGTTGGTCGGCAGCTAAGTTGAAGCCATTTTGCGCAACCGGTGCGCTGAACAGTTCATCGAACTGGCCAGCCACATTGCCAATCTCGATACGGTCCTGCGGCCGCTTAGGGCCAGCCAGACTAGGCGCGACCTTGCCAAGATCGAGTTTGACTACATGCGAGTAGTCGATATCACCGGCCTTGGGCACGCCAAACAGGTTCTGCGCCTTGAAGTAAGCCTCGAAGGCCTGAATCTCAGTCTTGGTGCGGCCCGTGCCTTTGAAGTACTCAATGGTCTTTTCATC is part of the Comamonas sp. Y33R10-2 genome and harbors:
- a CDS encoding response regulator transcription factor yields the protein MDSKDALFTNDTLAVRAEQQGSPSMWPDYMVGQPENPARVLLVDDDAHLRMVIAQEIMSDRRTMVVAQASNLKDAKKAIRQNDFDVMLLDPHLGDGDGLELIDVMKTQQPKAEVIVVSVIEAEEQVLRAFELGASGYLIKNSWFGSYPQAVLQVVNGGASITPSVARQLLQRYGKSPVSEHQLAVSTPDMLSSRENEVLRMVASGNTSSEIGVHLQISAMTVNTHIKNIYRKLQVRTRAQAVRFASLRGWF
- a CDS encoding HDOD domain-containing protein, encoding MSRANSLNLSTLFEQHPLLPSQPRAVALLSSALRQQDPCMRSLVQLFSTDPVLTARVLALANEPAHQLGQRVHSIPEALVVLAPVQLRQLLKKSAPSGATHALAGWSLASFWRYSLDTARIARALAMSVQANASAAYTLGLLHGLGQLLLHTADPETFVRLAEMLEPMHPKRPRVEMKLMGCCSGQITAHLARQWNYPLVMSDAFEFLHAPLKQPVFEPLTGVLHLAVWLASTRALKWSERQLAVSYPAEVGLALGMDIDMVLRQASINWHAASSLDVEF
- a CDS encoding aconitate hydratase → MSHTFAKTLKSFETESGKKGKYYSLPALAKQFPEIKRLPVSIRIVLESVLRNCDGQKITKAHVEQLARWQAKPKAERVDEIPFVVSRVVLQDFTGVPLLADLAAMRSTAAKLGKNPKSIEPLVPVDLVVDHSIMVDYFGTKKALDLNMKLEFQRNQERYQFMKWGMQAFDTFGVVPPGFGIVHQVNLEYLARGVHKSKDAVYYPDTLVGTDSHTTMINGIGVVAWGVGGIEAEAAMLGQPVYFLTPDVVGFELTGALREGVTATDLVLTVTEILRKEKVVGKFVEFFGEGTRSLSLPDRATIGNMAPEYGATMGFFPVDEKTIEYFKGTGRTKTEIQAFEAYFKAQNLFGVPKAGDIDYSHVVKLDLGKVAPSLAGPKRPQDRIEIGNVAGQFDELFSAPVAQNGFNLAADQLARRHLVHPGGPEALQPESKPVPANAERNTVEMVSNKPRTNKAEASAIAVDASSAIATPYKSFDIGSGDVLIAAITSCTNTSNPSVMLAAGLLAKKAVEAGLKVKPHIKTSLAPGSRLVTRYLTEAGLLPYLEKLGFALAGYGCTTCIGNAGDLTPEINASILQNNLVCAAVLSGNRNFEARIHPNIKANFLASPPLVVAYAIAGTMRKDLMTEPVGKGKGGKDVYLGDIWPSSEEIQELLKYAMNGKAFRSNYEQVASEPGKLWEKIKGVTGATYTWPESTYIAEPPFFADFAIDLKAPALSKSSTADQKCSNPNAVHGARVMALFGDSITTDHISPAGSIKETSPAGKWLLAHGVQKADFNSYGSRRGNHEVMMRGTFANVRIKNLMIAAAADGSREEGGITVYRDDHGKTEKMPIYDAAMKYQAAGRATVVLAGEEYGTGSSRDWAAKGTQLLGIKAVVARSFERIHRSNLVGMGVLPLQFKGNDSWQSLGLTGEEFIDVIPAADLAPQSNAQLVITRADGSKKTVVVKLRIDTPIEVDYYRHGGILPYVLRQLLA
- a CDS encoding DUF72 domain-containing protein, translated to MPDTHQDDFFADDLPPPNSGAGKARSKETKPLGEATGTARSPQRSEVTLTPQAAQHAPLAAQLPPQLRMGVSTWSYPGWEGLVWDGGYDKSLLAKKGLTAYHQHPLLRTVCVDRTFWRPLTASQYAVFAAQVDADFRFVVKCPAGITDAQVRSEEGMPRELNPAFLDPRLAVEHFVQPTLEGLGNKLGVLVFQLSPLPWGLLSQPTRVLDKLGLLLAHVRQALVNHPQVIVAVEVRDPELLSPSFAQTLKEHGATYCLGLHGKMPPIEAQLPILRALWPGPLVCRWNLNRIFGAYGYADAQKKHEPFNEIRSEDMHTRELLARTIAGITGAGQNAFVTISNDAEGCAPRSIALLAEAVANQTQKYHDSNKL
- a CDS encoding S9 family peptidase, translating into MSYEKGRVLPVLGVVVLVVFIGIKMTSRGWVSLDKAKSKAEQKAQAEQPVAIVWPPALAPQSDSFCHTIKLNIAQVDKAMEEGISIDQQRRCITRAAMTEYEDAKVRNAALKTQRAAQQAEQKQIEQVVEQQISSGAITLQNLIQARAGKATMISTALLPSAHKQIKAMPTPPAQLFVPMSYQSGNLSLKAFVTPNPGDSKKVPLIVWLTGGDSNSLDDFWTEGAESNDQSAAAFRKAGMAMLFPTLRGGNDNPGQREYFWGEVQDVAAAILQAAQLPYIDASRIYLGGHSTGATLALLTAAAGLPVQGVFAFGPVDEISGYDWPLKWSLVSADERRMRSPMYWMHAIKSPTWIIEGSKRPSNINSLDNLCAARKSEQVHCVSVQGGDHFSVLQPITRKIASQLVMGQPVQLQRDEKL
- a CDS encoding Tex family protein, which translates into the protein MQKIIGQIAQELNVKTQQVSAAVELLDGGATVPFVARYRKEATGGLDDTQLRTLDERLSYLRELDDRRGTVLKAIDEQGKLTDALRLAIANAPTKQELEDIYLPFKQKRRTKGQIAKEFGIEPLADKLFADPSLDPHKEAEAFCKPATVLDDGKPGPDFSNTFAVLDGVRDILSERWAEDPALVQKLREWLWDEGLLKSKKVEAKNENDPEVAKFRDYFEYDEPIGRVPSHRALAVFRGRALEILEAKLVQPIEPEPGQPSLAEGKIALYLGWSHAKRASDDLLRKCVAWTWRVKLSLSTERDLFSRLREDAEKVAIKVFGDNLRDLLLAAPAGPRTVIGLDPGIRTGVKVAVVDHNGKLLETSTIYPHEPRRDWDGSLATLAKLVEKHGVNLIAIGNGTASRETDKLAADLIKIAEKADKKIEKVVVSEAGASVYSASEFAALEMPDVDVSLRGAASIARRLQDPLAELVKIDPKSIGVGQYQHDVNQSELARQLDAVVEDCVNSVGVDLNTASAPLLTRVSGLSGSVAKSVVRWRDANGSFKSRKQLMEVSGLGAKTFEQAAGFLRIRGGDNPLDMTGVHPETYPVVEQIIVSTGKPVDQIMGRSEVLKSLKPELFVSEKFGAITIKDILGELEKPGRDPRPDFVVARFNDGVEDIKDLKEGMTLEGTVSNVAQFGAFVDLGVHQDGLVHVSQMSHKFIEDAREVVKTGQIVKVKVLEVDAARKRISLTMKLDAAPARRDGPRDNRFESAGRGGAGAGNRGGRDAYTQPQRGSQPTEQNAMASAFAKLQGLKK
- a CDS encoding enoyl-CoA hydratase/isomerase family protein; the protein is MNSPQTAHAPEVIAEVRGKLGMITLNRPKALNALSLGMVRDLLATLMAWQKDDSILGVAIRGSNKDGVFGAFCAGGDIRFLHGAGSSGNPELEDFFTEEYALNHLIHTLGKPYIAFMDGIVMGGGMGISQGGSLRIVTERTKMAMPETAIGLFPDVGGGYFLSRCPGAVGEWLALSGETIAAGDAEAFGLAHGCVPSDQQADLWETLASTEFASAEALNAVVRSRFVSVGSKHQEHREEIDACFSLPTVAAIEQALLAGSDWAKAQAETLRKRSPLMLHVVLEQIRRARKMSLAQDLRMERDMVRHCFYLRPGQSETLEGIRALAVDKDHKPRWNPERIEEVSDAQWQAFFVSPWPVHSHPLAALQD